The following are encoded together in the Dickeya lacustris genome:
- a CDS encoding cell envelope biogenesis protein TolA, with protein sequence MTSPISTSRYSTMTALTQSAKTENDARLAQTHTDTNSAGTSPSLNSVMVQFSDEVRKRFDAAMRENMSQLGDVKKDVARSRVEQIKQRIQMLKMMLMSLAGQAIPPGLLSELRQLARELGQAAQALNQGGGGAAVGNSSGEAPASDAAQSGAGAASAAAESASAGSEAVSAGEGASTTGEAAKGDSSQALAQAAQALQNQVAAFMAHGNGSSERQADAKAVQEAVRELKSLLAMVKHASKQSDKETQKKIQEIDNAVADTEKTVQSMNVGGGSSDISVEITTGTVGNVSVDVQV encoded by the coding sequence ATGACGTCTCCCATTTCTACCTCCCGCTATTCGACCATGACGGCGCTGACGCAGAGCGCCAAAACCGAGAACGACGCGCGCCTGGCACAAACGCATACCGACACTAACAGCGCCGGGACGTCGCCGTCGCTCAATTCCGTGATGGTGCAATTTAGCGATGAGGTGCGTAAACGCTTTGATGCCGCGATGCGGGAAAATATGAGTCAGCTCGGCGATGTGAAAAAGGATGTGGCGCGTTCGCGCGTGGAACAAATCAAACAGCGTATTCAGATGTTAAAGATGATGCTGATGTCTCTGGCGGGTCAGGCTATTCCTCCGGGGCTATTGAGCGAGTTGCGCCAGTTGGCCAGAGAGCTTGGGCAGGCTGCGCAGGCACTGAATCAGGGCGGTGGTGGTGCCGCAGTGGGAAATTCGTCAGGCGAGGCGCCAGCCAGTGATGCGGCGCAATCCGGCGCGGGCGCGGCGTCGGCTGCCGCTGAAAGTGCCTCTGCCGGGTCTGAGGCGGTGAGTGCCGGCGAGGGGGCCAGTACCACTGGCGAAGCCGCAAAAGGGGACTCTTCGCAGGCGCTGGCACAAGCAGCGCAGGCATTGCAGAACCAGGTTGCGGCGTTTATGGCGCACGGGAACGGCTCATCGGAGCGGCAGGCGGATGCCAAAGCGGTGCAAGAGGCTGTGCGTGAGCTGAAATCGCTGCTCGCAATGGTGAAGCATGCGAGCAAGCAGAGCGACAAAGAGACGCAAAAGAAAATTCAGGAGATTGATAACGCCGTTGCTGATACCGAGAAGACCGTCCAGTCGATGAATGTGGGCGGCGGCAGTAGCGACATCAGCGTTGAGATAACGACAGGCACTGTCGGTAATGTCTCGGTAGATGTGCAGGTTTGA
- a CDS encoding MFS transporter: MKTDIEQETLKKITWRIVPFVMFAYFIAFFDRINIGFAALTMNQDLGFSSTVFGIGAGMFFIGYFFTDVPSNIILQKVGPRIWLARIMISWGIVAACMISVKTVTGFYILRFFLGVAEAGFFSGIILYLSTWFPSKRRAQVIAFFMAAAPISSMLGSPLAGTILSFHGIMGLTGWQFMFLMDSAAAILLGIFTFFYLNDKPEKNTWLNQEQTQWLTTTLQEEKAARSSETKTSALKGLTDIRVLTLALVYFGTSAGLYSLNIWSPQFIKSFGLSTLQIGFINAIPAAIAVVTMIFWARHSDATRERTWHVVSACVLASIGFVLAGSVHSLGLAMLALVLASIGIYSCKPPLWSIPSLFLSGPAAAAGLAAINSIGNLGGFFGPAVIGWLKEKTGDFSLALYAIAGLLLLSALLTLLIEVSRKRKVMKTSMA; the protein is encoded by the coding sequence ATGAAAACAGACATTGAGCAAGAAACTCTCAAAAAAATAACCTGGCGAATAGTGCCTTTTGTGATGTTCGCTTATTTTATCGCTTTCTTTGATCGTATAAATATCGGTTTTGCCGCACTCACCATGAATCAGGATCTGGGCTTTTCCTCTACCGTATTTGGAATTGGCGCAGGCATGTTTTTTATTGGCTATTTTTTTACTGATGTCCCTTCAAACATTATTTTGCAAAAAGTCGGCCCGCGTATCTGGCTGGCACGCATCATGATAAGCTGGGGCATTGTCGCGGCGTGCATGATATCAGTCAAAACCGTGACCGGCTTTTATATTCTGCGCTTTTTCCTTGGCGTGGCTGAGGCCGGGTTCTTCTCTGGCATCATTCTTTATCTTAGCACCTGGTTCCCGTCCAAACGCCGTGCGCAGGTCATCGCCTTTTTCATGGCCGCTGCGCCTATTTCTTCCATGCTGGGCTCACCGCTGGCAGGCACTATTCTCAGCTTCCATGGAATAATGGGATTAACCGGCTGGCAGTTCATGTTTTTAATGGATTCCGCTGCGGCAATTTTACTGGGTATTTTCACTTTCTTTTATCTGAACGATAAACCGGAAAAAAACACCTGGTTAAATCAGGAACAAACACAATGGCTGACCACCACGCTGCAAGAAGAAAAAGCCGCCAGAAGCAGTGAAACCAAAACCAGCGCGCTGAAAGGCCTGACAGATATTCGCGTATTAACCTTAGCACTGGTTTATTTCGGCACTTCCGCCGGACTGTATTCATTAAATATCTGGTCGCCGCAATTTATTAAATCCTTCGGTTTAAGCACGCTGCAAATTGGCTTTATTAATGCGATTCCGGCGGCGATTGCTGTTGTCACCATGATTTTCTGGGCCCGCCATTCAGACGCCACCCGTGAGCGCACCTGGCATGTGGTCAGCGCCTGTGTGCTGGCAAGCATCGGCTTCGTGCTGGCCGGTTCGGTTCATTCACTGGGTCTGGCCATGCTGGCGCTGGTGCTGGCGAGTATTGGCATTTACTCCTGCAAACCGCCGTTGTGGAGCATCCCGTCACTGTTTTTATCCGGCCCGGCCGCCGCCGCTGGCCTGGCTGCCATTAACTCTATCGGCAATTTGGGCGGCTTCTTTGGCCCGGCGGTGATTGGCTGGTTAAAAGAAAAGACCGGTGATTTCTCCCTCGCGCTCTACGCCATTGCCGGTTTGCTGCTGTTGTCTGCACTGCTGACGC
- a CDS encoding LysR family transcriptional regulator, protein MELNQLRCFIAVAETLHFGHAAQRLDMLPSALGRHIRLLEEGLGTRLFIRSTRNVALTPDGQTLLEEGRVLLASADALSARFRHQGRLNATTLRLGAIDSAAIGLVPHLLPIFRQAHPEIDVQIYEDKSSRLLPRLKSGRLDLIFIRPPQQCDPWMTMRFLLSENVVLAIARHHELASRKEVSIQDLAALPLIVPERRSRPHSHDLTMNLFVEAGLKPYVVQRADEKQTIINMVAAEVGGALMPRWVSRMSVPNVCFIPIRRQHDSFGNGLPLAAAWMSQGRDSARDAMLAILERELPQIARQF, encoded by the coding sequence ATGGAGCTTAACCAACTGCGCTGTTTTATTGCTGTGGCGGAAACCCTGCATTTTGGCCATGCCGCCCAGCGGCTTGACATGCTGCCTTCCGCGCTTGGGCGACACATTCGCCTGCTGGAAGAGGGGCTGGGGACGCGGCTATTTATTCGCTCCACCCGTAATGTGGCGCTCACGCCAGATGGACAAACGTTGTTGGAAGAAGGCCGGGTGTTGCTGGCGAGTGCGGATGCGCTGAGTGCCCGTTTTCGCCATCAGGGTCGCTTGAATGCCACGACGTTAAGGCTGGGGGCGATTGACAGTGCGGCTATCGGCCTGGTGCCACATCTGTTGCCTATTTTTCGTCAGGCCCACCCGGAAATTGATGTACAGATTTATGAGGATAAGAGCTCTCGTCTGTTACCGAGGTTGAAATCGGGTCGGCTGGATTTGATTTTTATTCGCCCGCCACAGCAGTGCGATCCGTGGATGACGATGCGGTTTCTGTTGTCTGAAAACGTGGTGCTGGCTATCGCCCGGCATCATGAGCTGGCAAGCCGCAAAGAGGTGAGCATTCAGGATTTGGCGGCGTTGCCGCTGATTGTTCCAGAGCGGCGCTCGCGCCCGCACAGCCACGATCTCACCATGAACCTGTTCGTTGAGGCGGGTCTGAAACCCTATGTTGTGCAAAGGGCCGACGAGAAGCAGACCATCATTAATATGGTGGCAGCGGAGGTGGGAGGGGCGTTAATGCCACGCTGGGTGTCGCGCATGTCGGTGCCGAATGTGTGTTTTATCCCTATTCGTCGCCAGCATGACTCTTTCGGTAATGGCTTGCCGCTGGCGGCGGCCTGGATGAGTCAGGGCCGTGATAGCGCACGCGATGCGATGCTGGCGATTCTGGAGCGCGAACTGCCGCAAATAGCGCGCCAGTTTTGA
- a CDS encoding methyl-accepting chemotaxis protein, which produces MNTLHNMKLSTMLGSSFAMVIIIGFIVAGFGRIQLWQLSSNIKDLSDNRVPKLIMMQTYQSNIMTVTNAARDLVLSSDPVQKQAEKQRIDEAVASSTALLQRYSAVTVSSEARTLLKALEDARPAAITALKKVIDLGLANRTEEARSVILSDFKPAQVKLMGAIDDIIIYQKNKTNELAAGSIELAGDSGNIMFTLTVVALILGSFIAWFITRQVKGKLGGEPAEAAYIAQQIAQGNLAINIALKENDTSSVLAAIEVMRQNLCHIVDQVRQSSYSIALGSNEIANGTSDLSQRTEEQAASLQQTAASMEQISNAVTHNVEIVKHVTELANTATHTAQTGNEVFSHVVTMMNDISSSSQRIVDIIQLIDSIAFQTNILALNAGVEAARAGEEGKGFAVVASEVRSLAQHSASAAHDIKTLITESVQKITSGADLVTHAGSTMGTILEQTRQVAQLINEISISTGEQQLGISQINTAVAQLDQVTHQNAALVQESATATDSLSGQAAHLVDLIKVFVVEDMISRQRLDMGAPNPLMGAAHHQPIIHH; this is translated from the coding sequence ATGAACACACTCCATAATATGAAATTGAGCACCATGCTTGGTTCCAGCTTCGCCATGGTGATTATTATTGGCTTTATCGTTGCCGGATTCGGCCGCATACAGCTCTGGCAGTTAAGCAGCAATATCAAAGATTTGTCTGACAATCGTGTGCCTAAACTCATCATGATGCAGACCTATCAAAGCAACATCATGACCGTGACTAACGCCGCACGCGATTTAGTGTTGTCATCTGACCCTGTACAGAAGCAGGCGGAAAAACAGCGGATTGATGAGGCGGTTGCCAGCAGTACAGCCCTGCTGCAGCGCTACAGCGCCGTCACAGTCTCATCCGAAGCGAGGACGCTATTAAAAGCGCTGGAAGATGCACGGCCAGCCGCCATCACCGCGCTGAAAAAAGTGATTGATCTTGGCCTTGCTAATCGCACTGAAGAAGCCCGAAGCGTGATTCTCAGCGACTTTAAACCAGCACAAGTTAAGCTTATGGGCGCAATCGATGACATCATTATTTATCAGAAGAATAAAACCAATGAGTTAGCTGCCGGTTCGATAGAGCTGGCCGGTGACTCCGGCAATATCATGTTTACGCTAACCGTCGTGGCGCTGATTCTGGGCAGCTTCATCGCCTGGTTTATTACCCGGCAGGTCAAAGGCAAACTCGGCGGCGAACCGGCTGAGGCGGCCTATATCGCACAGCAAATTGCCCAGGGCAATCTGGCTATCAACATCGCACTGAAAGAAAACGACACCAGTAGCGTGCTGGCCGCCATCGAGGTGATGCGACAGAATTTATGCCACATTGTCGATCAGGTACGCCAAAGCAGTTACTCCATCGCGCTCGGCTCGAATGAAATCGCTAACGGCACCAGTGATTTAAGTCAACGCACCGAAGAGCAAGCCGCCAGCCTGCAACAAACGGCGGCCTCTATGGAACAGATCAGTAATGCGGTGACGCACAATGTGGAGATAGTCAAACACGTCACCGAACTGGCCAATACCGCCACCCACACCGCGCAGACCGGCAATGAAGTATTTAGCCACGTCGTCACCATGATGAATGACATCAGCAGCAGCTCGCAGAGAATCGTCGATATCATTCAACTCATTGATAGCATTGCGTTCCAAACCAATATTCTGGCATTGAATGCCGGTGTAGAAGCCGCCCGTGCCGGTGAGGAAGGCAAAGGTTTCGCCGTCGTAGCCAGTGAAGTCCGCTCGCTGGCGCAGCACTCTGCCAGTGCCGCACACGACATCAAAACCTTAATTACCGAAAGCGTACAGAAAATCACCTCTGGTGCCGATCTCGTCACCCATGCGGGCAGCACCATGGGCACTATTCTGGAACAAACCCGTCAGGTTGCGCAGTTGATTAATGAAATCAGTATTTCAACCGGTGAACAGCAGTTAGGCATTTCGCAAATCAACACCGCCGTTGCCCAGTTGGATCAGGTCACGCACCAAAACGCCGCGCTGGTACAAGAATCGGCCACGGCGACGGACAGCCTCAGCGGTCAGGCAGCACATCTGGTTGATCTGATTAAAGTGTTTGTCGTTGAAGACATGATTTCACGTCAGCGGCTTGATATGGGAGCACCAAATCCGTTGATGGGGGCCGCTCATCATCAGCCTATCATTCATCACTAG
- a CDS encoding methyl-accepting chemotaxis protein translates to MSVLKNMKLATMLGTGFALVLVISFFVSTYGQLQLRQQSQNINTLASDQLEGLLLVQELKDNLNTIAISVRNLTLFTAPDNVAQEKQLITKVIARNSEILKRLDELASSGKEKALFAAINQVRPASLAATQKAIALSQDNKLDDAKNTIMNEVRPAQEAYFKAINEMVSYQKGETRRSADDASESAQSSGLLMLILTVASTVLGVTVAWLITRRIKGLLGGEPAYASDIARQIAAGNLAIHIERQSGNDASLLAAMDDMRIGLSKMVQQVHDSSASISTGSSEIAIGSNDLSRRTEEQAASVQETAASMEQISQTIRQNGDTVREAAQLAGTASQTAAKGSDVVNDVITTMGDISTSSRKIGDIITVIDGIAFQTNILALNAAVEAARAGEQGRGFAVVAGEVRSLAQRSASAAREIKELITTSMEKVESGSQLVSRAGETMSDIVTQAQHVANLISEIGVTTQEQESGIAQINQAITQLDSVTQQNAALVEESASAADSLNDQAAKLVELMSVFNIGQATTPQPAQAQPRKAPATAARKSATPKLAPAKMALATAHTSKHTDWETF, encoded by the coding sequence ATGAGTGTTCTCAAAAACATGAAGCTCGCCACCATGCTCGGCACAGGGTTCGCTCTGGTGTTAGTTATCAGCTTCTTTGTCTCTACCTACGGTCAACTACAATTACGCCAGCAAAGCCAAAATATAAATACGTTAGCCAGTGACCAATTAGAGGGGCTGTTGCTGGTACAAGAGCTGAAAGATAATTTAAATACTATCGCGATTTCAGTACGTAATCTGACGTTGTTTACCGCGCCGGATAACGTTGCGCAAGAAAAACAACTGATTACCAAAGTCATCGCACGCAACAGCGAAATTCTTAAGCGTCTGGATGAATTAGCCAGTTCCGGTAAAGAAAAAGCCCTGTTTGCGGCAATAAATCAGGTACGTCCGGCAAGCCTTGCCGCTACGCAAAAAGCGATTGCCTTAAGCCAGGACAACAAACTGGATGACGCCAAAAATACCATCATGAACGAGGTGAGACCCGCTCAAGAGGCCTATTTCAAAGCCATTAACGAGATGGTGAGTTATCAAAAAGGCGAGACCCGCCGTTCAGCGGATGACGCCAGCGAATCAGCACAGAGCTCTGGATTATTAATGCTGATACTCACCGTCGCATCGACAGTGCTCGGCGTGACCGTCGCCTGGTTAATTACCCGCAGAATTAAAGGGCTGCTCGGTGGTGAACCGGCATATGCCTCTGACATCGCCCGGCAAATTGCGGCAGGCAATCTGGCTATCCACATCGAGCGGCAATCAGGTAACGATGCAAGCTTACTGGCCGCGATGGATGATATGCGTATCGGGCTGAGTAAGATGGTGCAGCAGGTGCATGACAGCAGCGCCTCCATTTCAACCGGCTCCAGTGAAATTGCCATCGGCAGTAATGACCTGAGCCGCCGCACCGAAGAACAGGCCGCCAGTGTGCAGGAAACCGCCGCCTCGATGGAACAAATCAGCCAAACCATCCGGCAAAATGGCGATACCGTACGTGAAGCCGCCCAGCTTGCCGGTACCGCCAGCCAGACTGCGGCCAAGGGCAGCGATGTCGTCAATGACGTCATCACCACGATGGGCGATATCAGCACCAGTTCACGCAAAATTGGCGACATTATTACAGTCATTGACGGCATCGCCTTCCAGACGAATATTCTGGCGCTCAATGCGGCGGTGGAAGCGGCACGGGCAGGCGAACAGGGTCGCGGTTTCGCGGTGGTCGCCGGCGAGGTTCGCTCACTGGCCCAGCGCTCTGCCTCGGCAGCACGTGAAATTAAAGAGCTCATCACCACCAGTATGGAAAAAGTGGAAAGCGGCTCACAGTTGGTCTCCCGGGCGGGCGAAACCATGAGCGATATCGTCACGCAAGCGCAGCATGTCGCTAATCTGATAAGCGAAATTGGCGTCACCACGCAAGAGCAGGAATCGGGTATCGCGCAAATCAATCAGGCCATTACCCAGCTCGACAGCGTGACACAGCAAAATGCCGCGCTGGTGGAAGAATCAGCCAGTGCCGCAGATAGCCTGAACGACCAAGCCGCAAAACTGGTTGAGTTGATGAGTGTATTCAACATCGGCCAGGCCACCACGCCACAGCCCGCTCAGGCCCAGCCGCGTAAGGCCCCGGCTACCGCTGCGCGTAAATCGGCTACGCCGAAACTGGCACCGGCAAAAATGGCGCTGGCTACCGCACATACCAGTAAACACACTGACTGGGAAACCTTCTAA